In one Neobacillus sp. CF12 genomic region, the following are encoded:
- a CDS encoding M48 family metallopeptidase — translation MVRKMGFYAVLAYVIYGLFFYWYLFHFADSSLPFEYQGTKADPATFLNGRELMLSEEYSKIRNLLFFLSTPFEWLFYFLVLLFGFSKAFKKWADNSSKYKLLQTAIYLIWLSFFAYLATFPLSYISYYLSKTYNISTQSFSSWMREELIDFWINFGTLMIIVPVLYWLMKKSIKRWWLYAWLLSVPFTLFMMFLQPVIIDPLYNDFYPLKNKELETKILALADKAQIPAEHVFEVNMSQETNSLNAYVSGIGSNARIVLWDTTLNKLTDNQILFIMAHEICHYVEKHIYIGITLYLLLSLFGLYLTYRIMNWAVARFGKELKIPEVKDIRSLPLFFMILSMLMFTASPFSNLISRYEETRADQYAINMTGNPDAAITSFQELTRSGLSQVNPPLLVKIFRYSHPTMLERISMLEEYEVKQRK, via the coding sequence ATGGTTAGGAAGATGGGATTTTATGCAGTTTTGGCCTATGTGATATATGGTTTATTTTTCTACTGGTATTTATTTCACTTTGCAGACTCCAGCCTGCCCTTTGAATATCAAGGAACAAAGGCAGATCCTGCCACTTTTTTAAATGGCAGAGAGTTAATGTTAAGTGAAGAGTATTCGAAAATAAGAAATTTGTTATTTTTTCTATCAACACCGTTTGAGTGGCTGTTCTATTTTTTAGTGTTATTATTTGGTTTTTCAAAGGCGTTTAAAAAATGGGCAGATAATTCATCGAAGTATAAACTGCTTCAAACTGCTATTTATCTAATATGGCTTTCATTTTTTGCCTATTTGGCCACTTTTCCTCTTAGCTATATTAGTTACTACTTATCGAAAACCTATAACATATCAACACAGTCCTTTTCATCCTGGATGCGAGAAGAGTTAATTGATTTCTGGATAAACTTCGGAACCTTAATGATTATTGTTCCAGTATTGTACTGGCTGATGAAAAAAAGTATTAAACGCTGGTGGCTTTATGCTTGGCTTTTGTCCGTACCATTTACACTGTTCATGATGTTTTTACAGCCAGTGATCATTGACCCTTTATATAATGATTTTTATCCTTTGAAAAATAAGGAACTGGAAACAAAGATTTTGGCATTAGCGGATAAGGCGCAAATTCCTGCGGAACATGTTTTTGAAGTGAATATGTCCCAAGAAACGAATTCCTTAAATGCTTATGTATCGGGGATAGGCTCGAATGCAAGAATTGTACTTTGGGATACAACCTTAAATAAATTAACAGATAACCAAATACTATTTATCATGGCTCATGAAATCTGTCATTATGTCGAAAAGCATATTTATATTGGAATTACCTTGTACTTATTACTATCCCTGTTTGGTTTATATTTGACGTATCGTATTATGAATTGGGCAGTTGCACGTTTTGGAAAAGAACTTAAAATTCCAGAGGTAAAAGATATTCGATCCTTACCACTATTTTTCATGATTCTTTCCATGTTAATGTTTACTGCCAGTCCTTTTTCCAATCTAATTTCTCGTTATGAAGAAACAAGGGCAGACCAATATGCAATAAATATGACTGGGAACCCTGATGCAGCTATTACATCTTTCCAAGAGTTAACCCGCTCAGGATTAAGTCAAGTCAATCCGCCTTTATTAGTCAAGATCTTCCGTTACAGTCATCCGACAATGCTTGAACGCATTTCTATGCTTGAAGAATATGAAGTGAAACAACGAAAATAA
- a CDS encoding AzlD domain-containing protein produces MKTEIMWMIIGMGIVTYIPRMLPFVLFKGKELPPFIQGVLKNVPYATLGALIFPAILLLQKGDIWYGIAGAAAAFAAAFLGANIIIVVLGSITILALYSYFL; encoded by the coding sequence ATGAAAACTGAAATTATGTGGATGATTATAGGAATGGGAATTGTAACTTATATACCAAGAATGCTTCCATTTGTACTGTTTAAAGGGAAGGAACTTCCGCCTTTTATCCAAGGAGTACTGAAAAATGTTCCATATGCAACATTGGGAGCATTAATCTTCCCAGCGATCCTTTTACTTCAAAAGGGGGATATCTGGTATGGAATTGCAGGTGCTGCTGCTGCTTTTGCTGCTGCTTTTTTAGGTGCAAATATAATCATTGTTGTTCTAGGTTCCATTACAATTCTTGCCCTATATTCTTATTTTCTTTAA
- a CDS encoding AzlC family ABC transporter permease: MSEFAMEKESSEFKKGLQAGISIGIGYFPIALTFGLLAKTSGLSIYESVLMSMIVFAGASQYISLSLIAYGTGIFEIILTTFIVNIRHFLMSTTLNEKCEDDTLGNKMLYSFGITDETFSVAATKEGTATTGFMFGVNLLAYSSWVIFTGIGHLIGASLPQTLQESMGIALYAMFVGLLVPSLKKSVKVCFLAALAAIFNSIFTLGDMMAQGWSIVISTILSAVLVELIELGKARYWGVKNEN; encoded by the coding sequence TTGTCGGAGTTTGCAATGGAAAAGGAGTCTTCTGAATTTAAAAAGGGACTGCAGGCAGGGATAAGTATTGGTATTGGATATTTTCCAATTGCATTGACGTTTGGGCTCCTCGCCAAAACATCAGGACTGTCTATCTATGAATCCGTTTTAATGAGTATGATTGTATTTGCAGGTGCGTCACAATATATTTCATTAAGTTTAATTGCTTATGGAACGGGAATTTTTGAAATTATCTTAACAACCTTTATCGTAAATATTCGCCACTTTCTAATGTCGACCACGTTAAATGAGAAATGCGAGGATGACACTCTCGGGAATAAAATGCTTTATTCCTTTGGAATTACCGATGAGACATTTTCTGTTGCGGCGACCAAAGAAGGGACTGCAACGACTGGATTTATGTTTGGAGTAAATCTGTTAGCTTACTCAAGTTGGGTTATTTTTACCGGGATTGGTCATTTGATAGGGGCAAGTCTTCCTCAAACATTACAAGAAAGTATGGGAATTGCTCTTTATGCCATGTTCGTGGGGCTGTTAGTGCCATCATTGAAGAAAAGTGTTAAAGTGTGTTTTCTAGCTGCACTCGCCGCAATCTTTAATTCAATCTTTACACTCGGCGACATGATGGCACAAGGATGGTCAATTGTTATTTCAACGATACTTTCTGCTGTATTAGTCGAGCTAATCGAACTGGGGAAAGCAAGGTATTGGGGTGTGAAGAATGAAAACTGA
- a CDS encoding enoyl-CoA hydratase-related protein: protein MDQIIVEIKNHVAIVKINREESLNAFNYETLIELQNKVEEIRINSDIIVVVFIGSGEKAFSVGADLKERKNLTDEQVKRNLFKINEVFNAIDQLPQPTIAAMNGFAFGGGMELALACDIRIAAQEAVMGLTETGLAIIPGAGGTQRLPRLIGQAKALELILTARRFTAEEALTFGIVTKVVCRKDLLSESLALASQMLANGPIALKQAKFAVKNGMNVDLNTGLQIERKAYEVTLPTEDRIEALQAFAEKRKPVYKGK from the coding sequence ATGGATCAAATCATAGTGGAAATTAAGAACCATGTAGCAATCGTAAAGATTAACCGTGAGGAATCTCTTAATGCCTTCAACTACGAAACCCTAATAGAATTGCAAAATAAGGTTGAGGAAATTCGGATCAATTCTGATATCATTGTTGTTGTTTTTATTGGTTCCGGGGAAAAAGCATTTAGTGTTGGGGCAGATTTAAAGGAGCGAAAAAATCTTACAGATGAGCAAGTAAAACGCAACTTATTTAAAATAAATGAGGTCTTTAACGCAATAGACCAACTTCCACAGCCTACTATTGCTGCAATGAATGGATTTGCATTCGGTGGTGGAATGGAGTTAGCCCTTGCTTGCGATATTCGTATTGCTGCACAAGAGGCAGTGATGGGGTTAACCGAAACAGGTCTTGCCATTATTCCAGGTGCGGGAGGGACTCAAAGACTGCCAAGATTAATTGGGCAGGCTAAAGCTTTGGAGCTGATTCTTACCGCCCGCCGTTTCACTGCAGAAGAAGCATTAACATTTGGAATAGTCACAAAAGTTGTCTGTCGGAAAGATCTGCTTTCCGAGAGTTTAGCACTTGCCTCGCAAATGCTTGCAAATGGTCCAATTGCATTGAAACAGGCTAAATTTGCCGTGAAAAACGGAATGAATGTTGATTTAAATACTGGACTTCAGATTGAAAGGAAAGCATATGAAGTGACTCTTCCAACAGAAGATAGAATAGAAGCACTGCAAGCCTTCGCAGAAAAAAGAAAACCTGTGTACAAAGGAAAATAA
- a CDS encoding fatty acid--CoA ligase family protein: MNLSSKLHETAKKSASKTAYYFMGQGTTYAQLDGAITKFASGLEKLGVKQGDHIALLLGNSPHFVIGLYGALRLGATVIPVNPIYTADEIGYILNNGDVKLVVALDMAIPLAEKVHAFLPKVENFIFCETSENGISSHNIESLSLYSKMKSFSEVVASGNLSFKGPELKDEDTAIILYTSGTTGKPKGAMLSHQNLYSNASDVGDYLKMNNQDRVITTLPMFHVFCLTVALNAPLLSGATLLIAPRFSPKEIFDLAKEFKATVFAGVPTMYNFLYQYPEGNPEDFSTLRLCISGGASLPVALLTNFEKKFNVTVSEGYGLSEASPVTCFNPLDRPRKAGSIGTSILHVENKIVNELGEDLPVGEVGELIVSGPNVMKGYYKMPEETAAAIRDGWLYTGDLARMDEDGYFYIVDRKKDLILVGGYNVYPREVEEVLYNHPDVVEVAVLGVPDSDLGESVRCYVVSKNPDTTEEQLLNYCREHLAKYKVPSSIEFLEELPKNTTGKILRRALKTQIAQTV, encoded by the coding sequence ATGAATTTATCATCTAAACTTCACGAAACTGCAAAAAAATCAGCCAGTAAAACAGCCTATTATTTTATGGGACAAGGAACTACATATGCGCAATTGGATGGAGCGATTACTAAGTTTGCATCTGGTTTAGAAAAATTAGGTGTAAAACAAGGGGACCATATTGCTTTATTACTAGGTAACTCACCACATTTTGTCATTGGTTTATACGGGGCATTGAGGTTAGGGGCAACCGTCATTCCAGTTAATCCTATTTACACAGCAGATGAAATTGGGTACATATTAAATAACGGCGATGTGAAACTTGTAGTCGCCTTAGATATGGCCATTCCATTAGCTGAAAAGGTACATGCTTTCTTGCCGAAGGTAGAGAACTTTATCTTCTGTGAAACGAGTGAAAATGGAATTTCTAGTCATAATATCGAATCTCTTTCTCTTTACTCTAAAATGAAATCGTTTTCAGAGGTCGTTGCATCAGGTAACCTTTCCTTTAAAGGTCCTGAGTTGAAAGATGAGGACACTGCGATTATCCTTTATACTTCTGGGACCACTGGAAAACCAAAAGGTGCAATGTTATCCCATCAGAATCTATACAGCAATGCTAGTGATGTGGGCGACTATTTAAAGATGAATAATCAAGACCGTGTCATCACGACCCTGCCTATGTTCCATGTCTTCTGCTTAACAGTAGCTTTAAATGCTCCATTATTGAGCGGAGCTACCTTGTTGATTGCTCCAAGGTTTAGTCCAAAGGAAATTTTTGATTTGGCAAAAGAGTTTAAAGCCACTGTCTTTGCCGGAGTTCCGACTATGTATAATTTCCTATATCAGTACCCAGAAGGTAATCCAGAGGATTTTTCTACATTAAGGCTATGTATTTCTGGTGGAGCCTCATTACCGGTAGCACTGCTTACTAATTTTGAAAAGAAATTTAATGTTACAGTTTCCGAGGGCTATGGTTTGTCCGAGGCTTCACCGGTTACCTGTTTCAACCCACTGGACCGCCCACGAAAGGCTGGTTCTATTGGAACATCCATTCTCCATGTTGAAAACAAAATTGTTAATGAATTAGGAGAGGACCTTCCTGTTGGAGAAGTTGGAGAATTAATTGTTTCTGGTCCAAATGTCATGAAAGGGTATTACAAAATGCCAGAGGAAACAGCGGCAGCCATACGTGATGGCTGGTTATATACTGGGGACTTAGCTAGAATGGATGAAGATGGTTATTTCTATATTGTTGATAGAAAGAAAGATTTGATTTTAGTAGGGGGATATAATGTCTATCCTCGTGAGGTGGAAGAGGTACTTTATAACCATCCGGATGTAGTTGAAGTGGCAGTACTCGGTGTACCAGATTCAGATCTTGGTGAATCAGTAAGATGTTATGTTGTGAGTAAAAATCCAGATACAACCGAAGAGCAGTTACTTAATTACTGCAGAGAACATTTAGCCAAGTATAAAGTTCCTTCTTCGATTGAGTTCTTGGAAGAACTTCCCAAGAATACAACAGGGAAGATTTTGCGAAGAGCATTAAAAACGCAAATTGCACAGACCGTCTAA
- a CDS encoding ATP-grasp domain-containing protein: protein MRTIIFIGLNKSGSSREAVKAAYGLGYYTVVFTDQEKQIQQRSEYKDVHQLTLVDITQMEEIKKQIHLLQQRGNEIVVITSFVAKFVEIASLLADEYCKNYLSTKAIGIMEDKEKTRTFFAAQSFTPRFMLVTRDMQLPVVLTHNKVNFPVVVKCASSTGSKDVLFAASIKELEQNAGKLRTKNPRETIIIEEYVVGDQYLVEVLVTNQRVQIGAIIRQEITKGKRFIVTGYGVLAEVPSNIAEGLMEVIETIVSMLEVKNGTFHLEIRLSVEGWKLIEMNPRISGGAMNKMIQAAFGYSLVEETLKMLLGEEPTLEKSTNYYVYTQYIILERKGKLEKVTGKRRAMTTPGVVEVYVKPKSGTYVTPPLSMGHRYAYVIAKGETLEEAQTIAKQAANEIKFHLRIE from the coding sequence ATGAGAACAATCATCTTTATCGGATTAAATAAATCCGGATCAAGCAGAGAGGCTGTAAAAGCTGCATATGGACTAGGATACTATACGGTGGTTTTTACTGATCAGGAAAAACAAATTCAGCAAAGAAGTGAATATAAGGATGTTCATCAACTCACCTTAGTGGATATTACACAAATGGAGGAAATAAAAAAACAAATTCATTTATTACAACAACGTGGAAATGAAATAGTGGTCATAACGAGTTTTGTCGCAAAATTTGTAGAGATTGCTTCCTTATTAGCCGATGAGTATTGTAAGAACTATTTATCAACAAAAGCTATTGGGATTATGGAAGATAAAGAAAAAACTAGAACATTTTTTGCAGCACAATCATTTACACCAAGATTTATGCTAGTAACAAGAGACATGCAATTGCCTGTTGTTCTTACCCACAATAAAGTAAATTTTCCAGTGGTAGTGAAGTGTGCTTCTTCGACTGGCTCAAAGGATGTATTGTTCGCAGCAAGTATCAAGGAATTAGAACAAAATGCAGGGAAATTACGAACTAAAAACCCACGCGAAACGATCATTATTGAAGAATACGTCGTAGGTGACCAATACTTAGTAGAGGTTCTTGTCACTAACCAGAGAGTGCAAATTGGTGCAATTATTAGGCAAGAAATTACAAAGGGGAAACGGTTTATTGTTACGGGATATGGTGTACTGGCTGAGGTGCCTTCAAATATAGCAGAGGGCTTAATGGAAGTGATCGAAACGATTGTATCTATGTTAGAAGTAAAGAATGGTACCTTTCATTTAGAAATAAGATTGTCAGTAGAAGGCTGGAAATTGATTGAAATGAATCCGAGGATTTCGGGTGGTGCTATGAACAAGATGATTCAAGCAGCATTTGGTTATAGTTTAGTAGAAGAAACGCTAAAAATGTTACTAGGAGAGGAGCCTACTTTAGAAAAAAGCACTAACTATTATGTTTACACACAGTATATCATCCTTGAACGTAAAGGGAAATTAGAGAAAGTAACAGGTAAGAGAAGGGCAATGACTACTCCCGGCGTAGTAGAGGTGTATGTTAAACCAAAGAGTGGAACCTACGTTACACCTCCATTGTCAATGGGTCACCGATATGCGTACGTTATTGCAAAAGGAGAGACACTTGAAGAAGCGCAAACAATTGCAAAGCAAGCTGCCAATGAAATTAAATTTCACTTGAGAATAGAGTAA
- a CDS encoding lipoate--protein ligase: MLFIDNKGITDPRINLAIEEYALKNLDINESYLLFYINEPSIIIGKNQNSVEEINTEYVESNGIYVVRRLSGGGAVYHDLGNLNYSFITKDDGDSFHNFRKFTEPVIAALKQMGVNAELSGRNDILAEGRKISGNAQFSTKGRMFTHGTLLFNSEMDHIVSALRVKKDKIESKGIKSVRSRVANISEFLTEKWSIEEFRSALLKFIFHGEEVTEYVLTEEDWKKINQLSKERYQNWGWNYGKSPKFNLQHSHRFPVGQIDVRLDVDKGVIENCKIYGDFFGVGDVSDIENKLKGIRYEKSELEAVLKDLDTTYYFGNVSKEEFINLIY; this comes from the coding sequence ATGTTATTTATCGATAATAAAGGCATCACCGATCCACGCATCAATCTAGCCATTGAAGAGTATGCCTTGAAGAATCTTGATATCAATGAATCGTATTTATTATTTTACATAAATGAGCCTTCTATAATTATTGGAAAAAACCAAAATTCAGTGGAAGAAATTAATACTGAATATGTCGAGAGCAATGGTATATATGTAGTGCGCAGACTGTCTGGCGGAGGAGCTGTATACCATGACCTGGGTAATCTGAATTATAGTTTTATAACAAAAGATGACGGAGATAGCTTTCATAATTTCCGTAAATTCACAGAACCGGTGATTGCTGCACTGAAACAGATGGGGGTAAATGCAGAATTAAGCGGGAGAAATGATATCTTAGCCGAAGGCAGGAAAATCTCTGGAAATGCACAATTCTCAACCAAAGGTCGTATGTTCACCCATGGAACACTACTTTTTAATTCGGAAATGGATCATATTGTCTCTGCATTAAGAGTGAAAAAAGATAAAATTGAATCTAAGGGAATCAAGTCAGTTCGGAGTAGAGTGGCGAATATTTCAGAATTTTTGACAGAGAAATGGAGCATTGAAGAGTTTCGTTCAGCCCTGCTGAAATTTATTTTTCACGGAGAAGAAGTGACGGAATATGTACTTACGGAAGAGGATTGGAAAAAAATCAACCAACTTTCTAAGGAACGCTATCAAAATTGGGGTTGGAATTATGGAAAATCTCCAAAATTTAATCTCCAGCATTCCCATCGGTTCCCTGTCGGACAAATTGATGTCCGATTAGATGTGGATAAAGGAGTCATTGAAAACTGTAAAATATATGGTGACTTTTTTGGTGTAGGCGATGTAAGTGACATTGAGAATAAACTAAAGGGTATCCGCTATGAAAAAAGCGAGTTAGAAGCGGTACTGAAGGATTTAGACACAACCTATTATTTTGGTAATGTTTCAAAAGAAGAATTTATTAATTTAATTTATTAA
- a CDS encoding MBL fold metallo-hydrolase has product MKLTIIGFWGGYPKQNGASSGYLLEHEGFKLLIDCGSGVLAKMQNLIEPEDLDAVLISHYHPDHIADIGVLQHARLIQGFLGKSFPTLPIYGHPLDQTEFAKLTYKEITKGNAYSPNEALTAGPFQVSFLKTDHPAPCFAMRIEADGKSLVYTGDSSFKEEFIEFGKDADLLLCECNFYQHQNGKSAGHMNSIDAGKFAERAGVKQLILTHLPHYGDLSMLINEASTEYTGIIKLADEFQTISL; this is encoded by the coding sequence ATGAAGTTAACAATTATCGGTTTTTGGGGAGGATACCCAAAACAAAATGGAGCAAGTTCAGGATACTTGCTGGAGCATGAGGGATTTAAACTGTTGATTGACTGCGGCAGTGGGGTTTTAGCAAAAATGCAGAATCTTATTGAGCCCGAAGATCTTGATGCTGTGTTAATTTCACACTATCATCCAGATCACATTGCAGATATTGGTGTATTACAGCATGCTCGCTTAATTCAAGGATTTTTAGGAAAGAGTTTTCCGACGTTACCTATTTATGGACATCCTTTGGACCAAACGGAATTTGCAAAGTTAACGTATAAGGAAATTACAAAGGGAAATGCCTATTCGCCTAATGAAGCACTCACTGCCGGTCCATTTCAAGTTTCCTTTCTAAAGACAGATCACCCAGCACCATGCTTCGCAATGAGAATAGAAGCAGACGGGAAATCACTGGTATACACAGGTGATAGTTCTTTCAAAGAAGAATTTATTGAGTTTGGGAAAGATGCAGATTTGTTATTATGTGAATGTAATTTTTATCAGCATCAAAATGGAAAGTCTGCAGGTCATATGAATAGCATTGATGCAGGCAAATTTGCGGAAAGAGCAGGAGTTAAACAATTAATTCTTACCCACCTTCCACATTACGGAGATTTATCGATGCTTATCAATGAGGCAAGCACAGAATATACTGGTATAATAAAACTTGCAGATGAGTTTCAAACCATTTCGCTATAA
- the hemY gene encoding protoporphyrinogen oxidase, producing MAEEKKKVAIIGGGIAGLTAAFYLQKIITEKKLPLEIRLIEASHRLGGKMQTLIRDGFTIERGPDSFLARKVSMIRLAKEVGMEDQLVSNSTGKSYVLVNDKLYSMPGGSIMGIPTEIGPFITTGLFSIPGKARAAADFFLPRSPGNVDQSLGKFFRRRLGDEVVENLIEPLLSGIYAGDIDQMSLMSTFPQFYEVEQKYRSLILGMKKTTPAKPKTQESAEKKKGAFLTFKSGLQSFAESIEAKLDPHIILKGHRVEKITKIDQQYELYLNNGETLVADSIVAATPHKITQSMFSDYDFFDPLQSVPSTSVATVALAFPEEAIKKDIDGTGFVVSRNGDYSITACTWTHKKWVHSTPKGKVLLRCYVGRAGEETIVDLSDDRIIQIVLDDLSRTMDIGMQPDFAVVSRWKDSMPQYTVGHKQRLENIKKHIKSELPGVFLAGASFGGVGLPDCIDQGEEAVKGVLEYLNVKE from the coding sequence GTGGCGGAAGAAAAAAAGAAGGTTGCAATTATTGGGGGCGGAATTGCTGGGCTTACTGCGGCATTCTACCTTCAAAAAATAATTACAGAAAAAAAGCTGCCTCTCGAAATCAGGCTTATTGAAGCATCTCACCGTCTCGGAGGTAAAATGCAAACTCTTATAAGAGACGGTTTTACCATTGAAAGGGGTCCAGACTCCTTCCTTGCTAGAAAAGTGAGCATGATTAGACTTGCAAAGGAAGTAGGTATGGAAGACCAATTAGTCTCTAACTCAACTGGGAAATCCTATGTTCTTGTGAATGACAAACTATATTCAATGCCGGGGGGTTCAATAATGGGGATCCCAACCGAAATTGGACCATTTATTACAACTGGATTATTTTCAATTCCAGGCAAGGCCAGAGCTGCAGCCGATTTTTTCTTACCTCGCTCACCTGGTAATGTCGATCAATCACTTGGGAAATTCTTTCGCAGAAGGTTAGGCGATGAGGTGGTTGAAAATTTAATCGAACCCTTATTATCAGGAATTTACGCCGGAGATATTGATCAAATGAGTTTAATGTCAACCTTTCCGCAATTCTATGAGGTTGAACAAAAATACCGAAGTCTCATTTTGGGCATGAAAAAAACCACACCTGCTAAACCAAAAACACAGGAGTCTGCCGAGAAGAAAAAAGGAGCTTTTTTAACCTTTAAATCTGGTCTCCAATCCTTTGCTGAAAGTATTGAAGCAAAACTGGACCCTCACATCATTTTAAAAGGGCACAGGGTCGAAAAGATTACAAAGATTGATCAGCAGTATGAGCTTTATCTCAATAACGGTGAAACACTGGTTGCAGACAGTATTGTTGCCGCAACACCACATAAAATAACACAATCCATGTTCTCAGATTATGACTTTTTTGATCCATTACAGTCAGTCCCATCAACATCCGTTGCTACTGTTGCCCTTGCCTTTCCTGAGGAGGCTATCAAGAAGGACATTGATGGTACAGGCTTTGTTGTATCCCGAAATGGTGATTATTCCATTACCGCATGCACGTGGACACATAAAAAATGGGTTCATTCTACTCCAAAAGGCAAAGTGCTCCTTCGCTGTTATGTAGGAAGAGCAGGTGAGGAAACGATTGTTGATCTTTCTGATGATAGAATCATTCAGATTGTGTTAGATGATTTAAGCAGGACAATGGATATTGGAATGCAGCCTGATTTTGCAGTTGTATCACGCTGGAAAGATTCAATGCCTCAATACACAGTGGGGCATAAACAGCGTTTAGAGAACATTAAAAAGCATATTAAATCTGAACTTCCTGGAGTCTTTTTAGCCGGTGCATCTTTTGGGGGAGTTGGACTGCCTGATTGTATCGACCAAGGCGAAGAAGCAGTAAAAGGAGTACTAGAGTATTTAAATGTAAAGGAATGA
- the hemH gene encoding ferrochelatase: MTKKKMGLLVMAYGTPYHLDDLERYYTHIRHGRKPTPEMIEELRGRYEAIGGISPLAKLTIEQAKKLEDRINTVQDEIEFKMYLGLKHIEPFIEDAVKEMYEDGITDAVSIVLAPHYSTFSIKSYNNRAMEEAEKLGGMTITSIDSWYDEPKFINYWAEKIKAIYEQMPQEEKVNAMMIVSAHSLPEKILQFGDPYPSQLQETAELIAKQAGISKYAIGWQSAGNTPDPWLGPDVQELTRELAKEHPYKAFVYAPVGFVCEHLEVLYDNDYECRIAAEEVGASYYRPEMPNAHDDLIDAMSTVILKRLSTR, translated from the coding sequence ATGACTAAGAAGAAAATGGGATTACTAGTAATGGCATACGGAACCCCATATCATTTAGATGATTTAGAAAGATACTATACACATATTCGGCATGGCAGAAAGCCTACTCCAGAAATGATTGAAGAGTTACGAGGCCGCTATGAAGCAATCGGCGGTATTTCACCATTAGCAAAACTTACAATTGAGCAGGCGAAGAAACTTGAGGACCGTATTAATACAGTTCAAGATGAAATAGAGTTTAAAATGTATCTCGGTTTAAAACATATAGAACCATTTATTGAAGATGCTGTAAAGGAAATGTATGAAGATGGGATTACAGACGCTGTAAGTATAGTTTTGGCACCACATTATTCAACTTTTAGTATTAAATCGTATAATAACAGGGCAATGGAAGAGGCAGAAAAACTTGGTGGTATGACAATCACTTCCATTGATAGTTGGTATGATGAACCAAAGTTTATTAACTACTGGGCAGAAAAAATTAAAGCAATTTATGAGCAAATGCCCCAAGAAGAAAAAGTTAACGCAATGATGATTGTTTCAGCGCATAGTCTGCCAGAGAAAATCTTGCAGTTTGGAGATCCATACCCTAGTCAACTTCAAGAAACAGCTGAATTAATTGCAAAGCAGGCAGGAATTAGTAAGTATGCGATTGGCTGGCAAAGTGCTGGGAATACGCCTGATCCATGGTTAGGACCAGATGTTCAGGAGTTAACACGAGAATTAGCAAAAGAACATCCATATAAGGCATTTGTTTATGCACCTGTAGGTTTTGTATGTGAACATTTAGAAGTGCTATACGACAACGATTACGAGTGCCGAATAGCAGCGGAAGAAGTGGGAGCAAGTTATTATCGCCCAGAAATGCCAAACGCCCACGATGATCTAATTGATGCCATGTCTACGGTTATTTTAAAAAGGTTATCGACTCGATAA